CCGGTTGAGTGTGTTTTCCTTTGGGGGGCCAGCAGCGCACATCGCCCTGATGCAAAAGGAAGTGGTCGAACAGCGCCAGTGGCTGCCAGCGGACGAATTTTTAGACCTGATGGGGGCGGTCAACCTGATTCCTGGTCCAAACTCGACGGAAATGGCGATTTTGATCGGGCTACGGCGGGCGGGCTGGGCCGGATGGCTGGTGGCGGGAGCAGCGTTCATTTTGCCAGCGGCGTTGCTCACCACTCTGGTGGCCTGGGGCTATCGCGCGTGGGGGACGTTACCCCAAATGGCGCCGGTGCTGGCAGGCATTCAACCGGTGGTCGTCGTTCTGATTGCCGATGCTGGATGGCGCTTGGGGCAAAAGGCGGTGAAAAACACGTGGTTGTTGGGGGTGGGTCTGACAACAGCGCTATTGTCCGCTTTGGGCATGAGCGAGTTGCCGGCTTTGGGCATCGGGGGTCTCCTGGGAATGCTCGGGCAACGACCCAAACTAGCCCGTTCAGTCGCCTGGTGGCCTGTGCTCCCTTGGGCAACGATGCCCGCAACGCCTGTGTCATCCCCTGGTTTGTGGCCGTTGGCGCTGTTTTTTCTCAAAGTGGGAACGGTGCTTT
This sequence is a window from Chloracidobacterium sp.. Protein-coding genes within it:
- a CDS encoding chromate transporter; amino-acid sequence: RLSVFSFGGPAAHIALMQKEVVEQRQWLPADEFLDLMGAVNLIPGPNSTEMAILIGLRRAGWAGWLVAGAAFILPAALLTTLVAWGYRAWGTLPQMAPVLAGIQPVVVVLIADAGWRLGQKAVKNTWLLGVGLTTALLSALGMSELPALGIGGLLGMLGQRPKLARSVAWWPVLPWATMPATPVSSPGLWPLALFFLKVGTVL